A window of the Radiobacillus deserti genome harbors these coding sequences:
- a CDS encoding lanthionine synthetase C family protein yields MASVLYEYGYKEESINIFERILATFNNDVIDVSLRSGASGIGLALTSLYLEEKNKTYLLKAEEIADAINNFIIQGKKLSNNDLTGVPIGLIDGWSGISIFYSALYAVTNNQVYFDKSIELIEKDLEKTEIDETINVMHTLDDRKRLLPYLSGGSIGIGIAIDYLNHVSGQQNYQKELNLITNLSNVKCAFNGGLFDGAGGFLLLPLVNRKNDRQFNSNVESVTKLLNLYLVKREDHLLFPGNFGYRLSDDLFSGSSGIVLAIESLLRKNNLYWLPIINPTLFYKQTMHQSKVLYNI; encoded by the coding sequence GTGGCATCGGTTTTGTATGAGTATGGCTATAAAGAAGAAAGCATTAATATTTTTGAGCGTATATTAGCTACTTTCAATAATGATGTAATTGACGTTTCATTAAGATCAGGTGCTTCGGGAATTGGACTTGCCTTAACTAGTCTTTATCTTGAGGAAAAAAATAAAACATACTTACTCAAAGCAGAGGAAATCGCTGATGCTATAAATAATTTTATTATTCAAGGTAAGAAATTGTCGAACAACGATTTGACAGGTGTACCAATTGGGTTAATTGATGGTTGGTCAGGTATTTCAATTTTTTATTCAGCATTATACGCAGTTACAAATAATCAAGTGTACTTTGATAAATCAATTGAACTTATTGAGAAGGATTTAGAGAAGACAGAAATAGATGAAACAATAAATGTAATGCATACACTTGATGATAGGAAGAGATTACTTCCGTATCTATCGGGCGGTTCAATAGGTATAGGAATAGCAATTGATTATTTAAATCATGTAAGCGGGCAGCAGAATTATCAAAAAGAATTAAACTTAATTACTAATCTAAGTAATGTCAAGTGCGCATTTAATGGTGGGTTATTCGATGGGGCAGGCGGTTTTTTGCTACTGCCTTTAGTAAATAGAAAAAATGATCGCCAATTTAACAGCAATGTTGAATCCGTAACAAAATTATTAAATTTATATTTAGTAAAAAGGGAGGATCATCTTTTATTTCCTGGTAACTTTGGTTATCGTCTTTCTGATGATTTGTTTTCAGGTAGTTCTGGAATTGTATTAGCAATTGAATCTTTACTTAGAAAAAACAACCTATATTGGTTGCCTATAATAAATCCGACTCTATTTTATAAACAAACTATGCATCAAAGCAAAGTGCTTTATAATATATAA
- a CDS encoding class III lanthipeptide yields the protein MDQVLGLQKLEAENQASTNYWTTITTFTLSTASYQC from the coding sequence ATGGACCAAGTGTTAGGATTGCAAAAGTTAGAGGCAGAGAATCAAGCTAGCACCAATTATTGGACAACTATTACTACATTTACACTATCTACAGCAAGTTATCAATGTTAG
- a CDS encoding class III lanthipeptide yields the protein MDQVLGLQKLEAENQASTNYWTTITTFTLSTASYQC from the coding sequence GTGGACCAAGTGTTAGGATTGCAAAAGTTAGAGGCAGAGAATCAAGCTAGTACCAATTATTGGACAACCATTACTACATTTACACTATCTACAGCAAGCTATCAATGCTAA
- a CDS encoding class I SAM-dependent methyltransferase: MNDIFKHLQTPEVFKEGNVNYWTDSMFSDLILRAHLDQNHSGGSRNHEFMTRSVSFINDVAPSDRYNKLIDLGCGPGLYCEKLSEIGYDVTGVDISESSIEYAQNKAKQENLNITYKIESFLDLNESDKYDVALLIYYLYGSINSNGRKKLLERIFKSLKNGGILLLDVTSKVSFDNFKEEQTWSFSSKQGTLANNSYIGFRQALKYPDQITLEKTSLLFKDKDPITFNIWNKSFDKDELIKEAKDVGFNIKNLYSDVAGQELKEESEEIAILLEK, from the coding sequence ATGAATGATATATTTAAGCATTTACAAACTCCAGAGGTATTTAAAGAGGGAAATGTTAACTATTGGACAGATTCTATGTTTTCCGATTTAATACTACGAGCTCATTTAGATCAAAATCACTCTGGCGGTAGTCGCAATCATGAATTTATGACGAGATCAGTTTCATTTATTAATGATGTTGCTCCGAGCGATCGATATAATAAACTTATAGATTTGGGATGTGGTCCGGGATTATATTGTGAAAAACTATCCGAAATAGGATATGATGTTACAGGTGTAGATATATCGGAAAGTTCAATTGAATATGCTCAAAACAAAGCAAAACAAGAAAACCTAAATATTACTTACAAAATAGAAAGTTTCTTAGATTTGAATGAATCTGATAAATATGATGTGGCATTACTCATTTATTACCTTTATGGTTCAATAAATTCTAATGGACGGAAAAAATTATTAGAAAGAATATTTAAGAGTCTAAAGAACGGGGGGATATTGCTATTGGATGTGACTTCTAAAGTTAGTTTTGATAACTTTAAAGAGGAGCAGACTTGGAGTTTTAGCAGTAAACAAGGAACTCTTGCAAACAATTCATACATAGGTTTCAGACAAGCATTGAAGTATCCTGACCAAATAACTTTGGAGAAAACTTCTTTGCTATTTAAAGATAAAGATCCAATAACTTTCAATATATGGAATAAGTCTTTTGACAAAGATGAGTTAATAAAAGAAGCTAAAGATGTTGGATTTAATATAAAAAATTTATATTCAGATGTTGCAGGACAAGAACTAAAAGAAGAAAGCGAAGAAATCGCTATTTTGCTAGAAAAGTAG
- a CDS encoding small multi-drug export protein, translating to MFRQMVQDFILQLSEANIVLQYLGITLLSFIPFVESPGATAAAGLIGLSVLLSFLLSIGGNWISIMLIILPFNAIVKKIQNRKSKKGFIQKRASKARERYEKYGVPGVALLAPIVSSGHIGAFVSIAARADKKKVIFWHTISIIIWAIIGVCIGAFLNYEIM from the coding sequence ATGTTTCGTCAAATGGTACAAGATTTTATATTACAATTAAGTGAGGCAAACATTGTTTTACAATATTTAGGTATAACTTTATTATCATTTATTCCATTTGTAGAATCTCCTGGTGCAACTGCAGCTGCTGGTTTAATTGGACTTTCCGTATTATTATCTTTTTTATTAAGTATAGGCGGAAACTGGATTTCAATTATGCTGATTATTTTACCCTTTAATGCAATTGTTAAAAAAATTCAAAATCGAAAATCAAAAAAAGGATTTATTCAGAAACGTGCAAGTAAAGCAAGAGAAAGATACGAAAAATATGGTGTTCCAGGAGTTGCACTTCTTGCTCCAATTGTATCTTCCGGGCATATTGGGGCGTTTGTTTCCATAGCAGCTCGTGCAGATAAAAAGAAAGTTATATTTTGGCATACGATTAGTATTATAATTTGGGCAATTATTGGAGTATGTATTGGAGCATTTTTAAATTATGAAATAATGTAA
- a CDS encoding YfzA family protein codes for MKKWLTNIGYFLILNLILLIVDNTPFVNHFEFGKFGDQILQTELFTEWFNFYETPFFNVVLFFSLIHIILFPFYRFISKK; via the coding sequence ATGAAAAAGTGGCTAACTAACATCGGTTATTTTTTAATTCTTAATTTAATATTGCTGATTGTCGATAATACACCATTTGTTAATCATTTTGAATTTGGAAAATTTGGAGATCAGATTTTACAGACAGAACTTTTTACTGAATGGTTTAATTTTTACGAGACACCATTTTTTAATGTAGTTTTATTTTTTTCTTTAATTCATATAATTTTGTTTCCTTTTTATAGATTTATATCTAAGAAATGA
- a CDS encoding class I SAM-dependent rRNA methyltransferase, which yields MRQLVEVKVKSKSVKDITNGYPLLSKEAIETSLEKIQEGSILRLIDSNGRYIATAYYGLQNKGIGWVLTRKEQEKMDTKFFVKKFSEAIAKREHFYAAEDTTAFRVFNGEGDGIGGLTIDFFNGFYMASWYSEGIYSFREDIYQALNEVVEVRGLYEKLRFNTNGQYVEQNDYVSGEKGEFPLIVLENGMKYAVDLNDGAMTGIFLDQRNVRKALRDRYSEGKTVLNTFSYTGAFSVAAVLGGSIKTTSVDLAKRSLPKTIEQFAVNGIDYEAQDIKVMNVFDYFRYADRHDLKFDVVVLDPPSFARTKKMTFSTAKDYPKLIKDTLKITNDDGIIIASTNNASFNMKKFKTFIDKGFSEANKRYKIIEEYQLPEDFTVPQHYPEFNYLKVVFIKVMS from the coding sequence ATGAGACAGTTAGTAGAAGTAAAAGTAAAATCAAAGTCGGTAAAAGACATAACGAATGGCTATCCATTACTCTCCAAAGAAGCAATCGAAACTTCACTAGAAAAGATACAAGAGGGGAGCATCTTACGCTTAATCGACTCTAATGGTAGGTATATCGCAACCGCCTATTACGGGTTACAAAACAAAGGAATAGGCTGGGTGTTGACTCGTAAGGAACAGGAAAAGATGGATACAAAGTTTTTCGTGAAGAAATTTAGCGAAGCCATTGCGAAGCGGGAACATTTTTACGCAGCGGAGGATACAACGGCTTTCCGTGTGTTCAATGGAGAAGGGGATGGAATCGGAGGATTAACCATTGACTTCTTTAACGGATTTTATATGGCGAGTTGGTATAGTGAAGGGATATACTCCTTCCGGGAAGATATCTATCAAGCCTTAAATGAAGTGGTAGAGGTTCGTGGTCTATATGAAAAGCTACGATTTAACACGAATGGACAATACGTGGAACAGAATGATTATGTGTCAGGTGAAAAGGGAGAATTTCCTTTAATTGTTTTGGAAAACGGGATGAAGTATGCGGTAGATTTAAATGACGGGGCGATGACAGGGATATTCCTAGATCAACGTAATGTGCGAAAAGCTTTACGTGACCGCTACTCTGAAGGAAAAACGGTCCTCAATACATTTTCTTATACTGGTGCGTTTTCTGTAGCGGCTGTTCTTGGGGGTTCGATTAAGACAACGAGTGTAGACTTAGCAAAACGTAGCCTACCAAAGACGATTGAGCAATTTGCGGTAAACGGAATTGATTATGAAGCGCAGGACATCAAGGTGATGAATGTGTTTGATTACTTTCGTTATGCGGACCGCCATGATTTGAAGTTTGACGTGGTCGTATTGGATCCACCAAGCTTTGCGCGAACAAAGAAAATGACATTTAGTACGGCAAAAGATTATCCGAAGCTAATAAAAGACACCTTGAAGATTACCAATGATGATGGAATCATTATCGCATCGACTAATAACGCGAGCTTCAACATGAAAAAGTTTAAAACGTTTATTGATAAAGGATTTTCGGAAGCGAATAAACGCTATAAAATCATAGAAGAGTATCAATTGCCAGAGGACTTTACAGTACCGCAGCATTATCCGGAATTTAACTATTTGAAGGTAGTGTTTATAAAGGTGATGAGCTAA
- a CDS encoding alpha/beta fold hydrolase, with protein MKYQAGNNILHYFVEGSGHPVFVLHGIGTDHRAMKGWLEPIFVEREGFQRIYVDLPWHGESVCKGITSTVEARNILSTFLTDLIGERSYSIIGHSYGGYVAQGLISDHLTGLCLITPAIHKKERDVPSKTAYNRDESALAEVDSDIRTAFETLMVDQSADNLQLFLSEVQPGRSLADRKFLTSNWREFGYFFESDPLAKRYDGRALIIAGKLDAICGYKDYYKIIENMPNSTFAVLPSGHLPQIEKRQTVQHLVNDWLEQSY; from the coding sequence ATGAAATATCAGGCTGGTAATAACATCTTGCATTATTTTGTAGAAGGTAGTGGACATCCTGTATTTGTCCTTCATGGCATTGGTACCGATCATAGAGCTATGAAAGGGTGGCTGGAACCAATTTTTGTAGAGAGGGAAGGGTTTCAACGGATTTATGTGGACCTTCCTTGGCATGGTGAAAGTGTATGTAAAGGTATTACATCAACCGTAGAAGCGCGAAACATTCTTTCTACTTTTCTAACAGATTTAATTGGAGAACGATCTTACTCCATCATAGGTCACTCTTATGGGGGATATGTCGCTCAAGGTCTGATTAGCGATCATCTAACTGGACTTTGTTTAATTACGCCCGCCATACATAAGAAAGAACGAGACGTACCAAGCAAGACGGCTTATAATCGAGATGAATCTGCTCTTGCCGAAGTGGACTCCGATATTCGGACAGCTTTTGAAACGTTGATGGTAGATCAATCGGCTGACAACCTTCAGCTATTCCTAAGCGAAGTTCAGCCAGGTCGATCGCTGGCTGATCGAAAGTTCCTCACTTCAAACTGGCGAGAGTTTGGTTACTTTTTCGAATCAGATCCTTTGGCTAAGCGGTATGATGGTCGTGCACTAATTATAGCAGGAAAGTTAGATGCTATTTGTGGCTACAAGGATTATTATAAAATTATTGAAAATATGCCTAACTCGACATTTGCTGTTCTTCCCTCAGGTCACTTACCACAGATTGAAAAAAGACAAACGGTCCAACACCTTGTTAACGATTGGCTTGAACAATCCTATTAA
- a CDS encoding helix-turn-helix transcriptional regulator produces the protein MYIGRRIRAERLKRGMLMSDLCNGLVSTSRLSNVENNLTNPSQSFLIAISTRLSLPGKYLLSFEVEDKEVFYLLNELFTNVILNVDAAKSLIELIDENYYEYLLSPKLEVYFLLLKSTYLLKTNHVKEAEELESTYLKVYLQDIEENQIPNYLKRAFYYFYGTLNYHYSLYESSLSYFSKLKDNTDDIRVKAAVTYNVSMILRKMERYHDAVALTLESIEYYENLEQEYDIALSYNLLGALYRRIKRYDKAQEALQVACAISERGHYKDLLSFVYHNTGLVARDNNDIETSIYNFQKALETKEQNQYTNILNAYCELIHCYLLDKQVETSLTMYEKASRLVHSKEDEHHLLYSFLDYYLLTNDEELYESNLERLCKYYACVKDHYYLKSCYI, from the coding sequence ATGTATATAGGTAGAAGGATTCGTGCTGAAAGATTAAAAAGAGGTATGTTGATGTCTGATTTATGTAACGGATTGGTTTCAACTTCAAGGCTAAGTAATGTAGAAAATAATCTCACTAACCCTAGTCAAAGTTTCCTCATTGCAATCTCCACAAGACTAAGCTTACCAGGAAAGTATTTACTGAGCTTCGAAGTGGAAGACAAAGAGGTATTTTACCTTCTAAATGAATTATTTACGAATGTAATCTTAAATGTAGATGCAGCAAAATCGTTAATTGAATTAATTGATGAGAATTACTATGAATATCTCTTATCTCCAAAACTAGAAGTTTATTTTCTATTATTAAAATCAACTTATCTACTTAAAACAAATCATGTAAAGGAAGCGGAGGAACTAGAGAGTACGTACTTGAAAGTATATCTTCAAGATATTGAGGAAAATCAAATCCCTAATTACTTAAAACGTGCTTTTTACTATTTCTACGGTACGTTAAACTATCATTATTCGTTATATGAATCATCCCTAAGCTATTTCTCGAAATTGAAAGATAATACAGATGACATACGTGTGAAAGCAGCTGTAACCTATAATGTTTCCATGATTTTAAGAAAAATGGAAAGGTACCATGATGCAGTAGCTTTAACCCTTGAATCTATTGAATACTACGAAAACCTCGAGCAAGAGTATGATATAGCATTATCTTACAATCTTCTTGGTGCTCTTTACAGGAGAATAAAACGATATGATAAAGCACAAGAAGCACTTCAAGTTGCCTGTGCTATATCTGAAAGAGGACATTATAAGGATCTGCTTTCTTTTGTTTACCATAACACCGGGTTAGTAGCTCGAGATAATAATGATATTGAAACCTCGATCTATAACTTTCAAAAAGCATTGGAAACAAAAGAACAGAATCAATATACTAATATTCTGAATGCTTATTGTGAACTTATTCACTGTTACCTGCTAGATAAACAAGTTGAGACTTCGCTCACTATGTACGAAAAAGCGAGTAGGCTTGTTCATAGCAAAGAAGACGAGCATCATCTTCTATACTCGTTTCTTGATTACTATCTGTTGACTAATGATGAGGAATTGTACGAGAGCAACTTAGAGAGATTATGTAAGTATTATGCATGTGTGAAAGATCATTATTATTTGAAATCATGCTATATATGA
- a CDS encoding sulfite exporter TauE/SafE family protein → MDITTGLILLLIGLLAGGYGTVVGAGGGFIFVPALLLILHMNPAIAAGSGLVIVLINSISGIIGYAKQKKIHYKTGLTIGISALPGSIFGVWLLQVYSSQFFYIVFATILVALGTFLFTKNSPFARKAKTKESNGVREGEELSSVNTDSVENSLRPLQSKWFIPLGLLMGVLSSYLGIGGGWLLVPILIYVFKVSTHYATATSIFALCLYSSVGVISQLFYSSIDWMTVIWGGIGVIIGSQLGVLLSQKLPGKVILQMLSILLIIIGGRMYFG, encoded by the coding sequence ATGGATATAACAACAGGACTAATACTCTTGCTGATCGGTTTATTAGCTGGAGGATATGGAACAGTTGTTGGTGCCGGAGGAGGATTTATCTTCGTACCAGCTTTATTACTTATTCTACATATGAATCCAGCTATAGCTGCGGGTTCGGGATTAGTAATCGTACTTATAAACTCCATATCGGGAATCATTGGGTATGCCAAACAAAAGAAAATACACTATAAAACAGGACTAACCATTGGAATAAGCGCATTACCGGGCTCTATTTTCGGGGTTTGGCTATTACAAGTTTATTCATCACAGTTTTTTTACATTGTCTTTGCAACTATTTTAGTTGCATTAGGAACCTTTCTATTTACCAAGAATTCACCGTTTGCCAGAAAAGCAAAGACGAAGGAATCAAACGGAGTTCGTGAGGGCGAAGAATTATCAAGTGTCAACACGGATTCAGTGGAGAACAGTCTTCGTCCTCTACAATCAAAATGGTTTATTCCATTAGGTTTACTTATGGGGGTTTTATCAAGCTATCTAGGTATAGGCGGTGGCTGGTTGCTGGTTCCCATTTTAATTTATGTGTTTAAGGTTTCTACCCACTATGCCACGGCAACATCGATATTTGCTTTATGTCTATATTCCTCAGTAGGTGTTATATCACAACTTTTCTACAGTAGCATCGATTGGATGACGGTAATATGGGGAGGAATTGGGGTTATCATAGGATCACAGTTAGGTGTCCTACTGTCACAGAAACTACCTGGAAAAGTAATCCTGCAAATGCTATCCATCCTTTTAATTATAATTGGGGGTCGCATGTACTTTGGATAA
- a CDS encoding formylglycine-generating enzyme family protein encodes MDNEMKTCSCCTGSRTDLESIAKPNEQIQEVESSGQVKFKEKMIYLQGGEFLMGTEDNEGFPSDGEGPIRKVTVSPYYIDAYAVTNEEFSAFVKETGYITESEKFGWSFVFEKLIPDSLIDQAKQLPQTPWWYAVDEAYWYQPEGPGSSIEGRMDHPVIQVSWNDAVAFCKWASKRLPTEAEWEYAARGGLEQKLFPWGDELTPNGEHYCNIWQGEFPNLNTEEDGYLGTAPAKSFPENGYGLFNVAGNVWEWCSDWFTRTPDTSQHVNPTGPDTGQSKVMRGGSYLCHRSYCNRYRVAARSSNTIDSATGNLGFRCVVDL; translated from the coding sequence ATGGACAATGAAATGAAGACATGTTCATGCTGTACTGGAAGTAGAACGGATTTAGAGAGTATAGCTAAACCAAATGAACAAATACAAGAGGTAGAGTCAAGTGGTCAGGTGAAATTCAAGGAAAAGATGATTTATCTCCAAGGAGGAGAATTTCTGATGGGTACGGAAGACAATGAAGGGTTTCCCTCTGACGGAGAAGGACCGATACGAAAAGTGACGGTGTCTCCATATTATATAGATGCTTATGCAGTTACTAATGAAGAGTTTAGTGCGTTTGTTAAAGAAACAGGCTATATTACAGAGTCAGAGAAATTCGGATGGTCGTTCGTATTTGAAAAATTAATTCCTGATTCCTTAATAGATCAAGCAAAGCAGTTACCTCAAACACCGTGGTGGTATGCAGTTGATGAAGCTTATTGGTATCAACCAGAGGGTCCAGGTTCAAGTATTGAAGGTCGTATGGATCATCCCGTAATTCAAGTAAGCTGGAACGATGCAGTTGCTTTTTGTAAATGGGCTAGCAAGCGTTTACCTACAGAAGCAGAGTGGGAGTATGCAGCAAGAGGTGGCCTCGAACAAAAGCTATTTCCTTGGGGGGACGAGCTAACCCCGAACGGAGAGCATTATTGTAATATTTGGCAGGGGGAGTTCCCTAATTTGAACACAGAAGAGGATGGTTATTTGGGAACAGCACCAGCCAAATCTTTTCCCGAAAACGGTTATGGATTATTTAACGTAGCAGGTAATGTTTGGGAGTGGTGTTCAGATTGGTTTACGAGAACACCTGATACATCCCAGCATGTGAATCCAACTGGACCAGATACAGGTCAGAGCAAAGTAATGCGTGGTGGTTCCTATCTTTGCCATAGATCTTATTGCAATCGGTACAGAGTAGCTGCCCGAAGTTCCAATACAATTGACAGTGCAACAGGCAATTTAGGGTTTCGGTGTGTGGTAGATCTATAA
- a CDS encoding selenium metabolism-associated LysR family transcriptional regulator produces MNIQVLKTFLLVVETGSINQAAKSLYLSQPAITKQIRQLEEEYGALLFDRSDGRLTLTDSGNILYPFAKTMVQDYNLSKEAVAANLEGYEETLNIGASLTIGEYLLPRLLGTFKKQYPDYHLSLVVENTPQILTHLTDDKIDLALVEGLVETSHLSVERLKEDELVLIHSPEHSWSTRENIALEELTHERMIWREPSSGTRAIIENFLTEWGILEKIESYMELGSTQSIKSAVEAGLGVSIVSKLTVAREIEQGIIREVKIRDIELKRNLWIVWATKRFTKKSVRAFMEFIRNQYS; encoded by the coding sequence ATGAACATCCAAGTATTAAAAACATTCCTTCTCGTAGTAGAAACAGGTAGTATTAATCAAGCTGCTAAATCCTTATATTTGTCCCAACCCGCCATCACAAAGCAAATACGTCAACTAGAAGAAGAATATGGAGCACTTCTTTTTGATAGAAGTGACGGTAGACTTACTCTAACCGATAGTGGGAACATACTCTATCCTTTTGCGAAAACAATGGTTCAAGATTACAACTTGTCAAAAGAGGCAGTAGCCGCCAACTTAGAAGGATATGAGGAAACATTAAATATAGGCGCGAGTCTTACCATCGGTGAATATCTATTACCTCGTTTACTAGGAACCTTCAAAAAGCAATATCCTGATTATCATTTATCATTAGTAGTGGAGAATACTCCACAAATACTGACTCATCTAACAGATGATAAGATTGACCTCGCCTTAGTGGAAGGGCTTGTAGAAACCTCACATTTATCCGTAGAAAGATTAAAGGAAGATGAGCTAGTTCTCATCCATTCCCCTGAACACTCTTGGAGTACAAGAGAAAATATTGCACTCGAAGAATTAACACACGAGCGAATGATATGGAGAGAGCCTTCATCGGGCACTCGGGCAATTATCGAGAACTTCTTAACAGAATGGGGCATTTTAGAGAAAATCGAGAGCTATATGGAACTTGGTAGTACCCAGTCGATAAAAAGTGCGGTGGAAGCTGGCTTAGGTGTTAGCATTGTCTCAAAATTGACAGTTGCACGTGAAATTGAACAAGGTATAATACGAGAAGTGAAAATTCGAGATATAGAATTAAAGCGCAACTTGTGGATCGTATGGGCTACCAAACGGTTTACAAAAAAGAGTGTTCGAGCTTTTATGGAATTTATAAGAAACCAATATTCTTGA
- a CDS encoding DUF3231 family protein, producing the protein MSEKSAITSSELGVLWLTFQEKTMILRILEYFIEKGDDEKAKDIMTNLYGEIDNYVGIITETLKNEGAVIPVGFTTQDVNKEVPKLYDNGFDIMFVRLLKEISMGLHSLNITMVYREDIVLIFKDLTAITQNYYNLCTQYLLEKGLLVKSPHVSMPQSVEFVKDKHYLSGLSINPLTKKRSLNTVEVAQIHHSIESNVTGLQMITGFAQCANEVEVKNYFNDGAELAKSIIKELSETLLQNNIQAPQTSGGNATRSTLAPFSDKLMMYCTSLFCSFSMGSGSLGTAFSLRNDLPAKMTIFEKDIFEYAHKGAKIMIKNGWMEEPPQMEERNQMLN; encoded by the coding sequence ATGTCAGAAAAATCAGCAATTACGTCATCTGAATTAGGTGTATTATGGCTTACATTTCAGGAAAAGACAATGATTTTACGTATATTAGAATACTTTATTGAAAAAGGCGATGACGAAAAAGCCAAGGATATTATGACTAACTTATATGGAGAGATTGACAATTATGTAGGTATTATCACAGAAACTTTAAAAAATGAAGGTGCTGTAATACCAGTTGGGTTCACTACTCAAGATGTTAACAAAGAGGTACCGAAGTTATATGATAATGGTTTTGACATCATGTTTGTGCGCCTATTAAAAGAAATTAGTATGGGGCTTCACTCATTAAATATAACGATGGTTTATCGAGAAGATATTGTACTGATTTTTAAAGACCTAACTGCCATTACTCAAAACTATTACAACCTTTGTACACAGTATTTGCTTGAAAAGGGATTACTTGTTAAATCTCCTCATGTTTCCATGCCGCAGTCCGTTGAATTTGTTAAAGATAAACACTACCTAAGCGGACTCTCGATTAATCCATTGACCAAAAAACGTTCATTAAATACAGTGGAAGTTGCGCAAATCCATCATTCAATCGAATCAAATGTTACGGGACTTCAAATGATCACGGGTTTTGCTCAATGTGCAAATGAAGTAGAGGTGAAAAACTACTTTAATGACGGTGCTGAACTTGCTAAAAGTATTATAAAGGAATTAAGTGAAACCTTACTTCAAAATAATATACAAGCTCCACAAACATCAGGTGGTAATGCAACCCGTTCAACATTAGCACCATTTTCTGATAAATTGATGATGTATTGCACCAGTCTTTTCTGCAGTTTTTCTATGGGAAGTGGCTCACTAGGTACTGCTTTTAGTTTACGAAATGACTTACCAGCTAAAATGACCATTTTTGAGAAAGATATATTTGAATATGCTCATAAAGGTGCAAAAATCATGATTAAAAATGGTTGGATGGAAGAACCACCTCAAATGGAAGAACGTAATCAAATGTTGAATTGA
- a CDS encoding STAS domain-containing protein, with translation MEVNFDPSFTLKEFFEKNTENFESVLLSEAVNVKEKIEEILRIGNIDLVNNAHKLVVYVINHEDNELKSFAKQEGIAWATHAIELTFKLEWVQAIRRTLWIFIQKYNDHIGQYNSAKFFHLEQEINNRVDAFLNTFFINYSTYKDALIKAQRELVEHLSVPIIPIDQSICIVPLIGSMDANRMSILKEKVLTEVSNLRIETIIMDLSGIAYMEYEEIYELDKIIDGMSMMGCSTVLTGLRKDVVKQVSDSGIRFSPETRKLGTLQQALTEFYNPAE, from the coding sequence ATGGAGGTCAACTTTGATCCATCATTTACATTGAAGGAGTTTTTCGAAAAGAATACGGAAAACTTCGAGAGCGTGTTATTGTCAGAAGCGGTAAATGTTAAAGAGAAGATTGAAGAGATTTTAAGGATTGGAAATATTGATCTCGTTAATAATGCTCATAAGCTTGTGGTATATGTGATTAATCACGAAGATAATGAGCTGAAGTCTTTTGCAAAGCAGGAAGGGATAGCATGGGCTACCCATGCAATTGAGCTTACGTTTAAGTTAGAATGGGTTCAAGCTATACGCAGAACTTTATGGATTTTTATTCAGAAATATAATGATCATATTGGGCAATACAATAGTGCGAAATTTTTTCACCTCGAACAGGAAATCAACAATAGAGTGGATGCTTTTTTAAATACTTTTTTTATCAATTATTCTACATATAAAGATGCCTTAATTAAAGCTCAGCGCGAGTTGGTCGAACATTTATCTGTCCCAATTATTCCAATTGACCAATCTATTTGTATTGTGCCACTTATTGGGTCTATGGATGCTAATCGGATGAGTATCCTTAAAGAGAAAGTTCTTACGGAAGTGTCAAACTTACGAATTGAGACGATTATTATGGATCTTTCTGGAATCGCCTATATGGAGTATGAGGAAATCTATGAATTAGATAAAATTATAGATGGAATGTCCATGATGGGATGTTCAACCGTGTTAACAGGTTTACGAAAAGACGTAGTAAAGCAAGTATCCGATTCTGGAATCAGATTTAGTCCAGAAACTCGTAAGTTGGGAACACTGCAACAGGCATTGACGGAATTTTACAATCCAGCTGAATAA